gattcatgactcttaaagtttttatgatggtGAAGATGAATAAAACaatttatgataaccatgatgatgtttataagggatttatttatccaagctccaaggcatacggatttcatgatattatgagatgattttattcatggagatttccaagtacatgagctttattttattatgaggtgattgagcttactttgcaatttcttaatttccttcattgttggtaatctcaccttatgaccctttttacttcaaggtgggataaacgatgatgattgatccataatataatcggaggctaccgaccttacgtcactccgatatagttgtggcttttgattgggctcttatgcatgctttatatatatatatatgtatgtatgtgttttCTCACAccacgccgcgctatagtcggccgggcatggcatgtagatgtgcacaccactgcagtgggcatgttatgatattgccccggacgcgggaggtccggacgcgggctaatgatgataacaccgagccttagtggccgggcatgatactatatatatgacaccaggccttaatggccgggcatggtactatgtatatgtatagaaatgttttttaaaaaaaaaagactaagcatgcatgacatcctccttatgaggcatccagatgtacaggttatcccttttattccatattacctttcatgtctatattatgttgttattcatgccttacatactcagtacattattcgtactaacgtcccttcttgtggacgctgcgctcatgcccgcaggtaggcagggagacggatcaaacTCGTAGGTCTTcaatcagcggattctcaggagcactccaccttcttcggagctgcagtctacttggtattgtccttatgatcatctGTATTCCATgtggaggctcgtagacgtgtgtgtacaatTAAATGTTTTATAGCTCTACCGGTTCATAatgttatataatatatatatatatcagtggccttgtcggccttattgtGAGCTCTTggtactttactgttagccttcccggctttatgatatacgttatgttgtggcgaccttgtcggtccgcatatgtacatatgtgctgaatgagcaGATATTCCTattttggtgtcacgacccaaccccgtgggccgtgactggtgcccgagcagGGCACCCGTACCTACCTATTTACCCAATCGGTGTAGCCATATCTTATTCACATTCAACATATAATAATtaacacagattttttttttttgaaacggGCGCATATATCATACATAGCATACCGAAGCAAGAATACATACAAGTCGTTGAGGCCGTCGTAGCAAATAGGATCACTTAAACGCAAACCACAAACGTAACCGAACAacagcgacccacgacccacatatatgtctacaggcctctaacagacgtaacataatcatatgacgggacagggccccgccgtacccctgaatatacacattcatatacataacagaaaagtatgtaccaaaagatgagctccagaacaagggagcactccaaagcagcagaacagataaCTTAGGCTGTCGGAtctctcacacgaacgtctgtaccagcgggcatgaaacgcagctcccgaagaaagggggtcagtacggaatatgtactgagtatgtaaggcatggaatacaaaaaaaaaacagaaccaTATCCGAAGTAAGCAGTACgggagtgagtacattatccaaaTTACCAacgcgcttattttccaatcgcAAATCGTACATACAGAGGTCATATGTCGGAAATGGatcagatccagaatatcagaatgtttgtttccagacacaaatcatgcatgacaCAATCACATATCATATATCACGTATTACAAAATCATATATCCGAAGGAGTACAGAGAGTAATAGCTTattcagaatatcaaaatgcttacctttgaaacacaaatgatgcatatcaaagtcatgcatagggcacaggaacgtggtcgccactcctgtctttggcgccacaacacatcgtaGCATATCCACGGTAACCCcagggacatataccacgccggggaaccgaacacatcatatctcataacatatacacggtaccccgggaatcggacatataccacgagaacccgggggCCGGTCACATCATAATACATATACACGGTAtccggagacggacatataccacagtactccggaaccggATACATCATACTCCGTATACACgataactggggacggacatataccacagtaccccagaacccgAAACATCATACTTATtttacacggtaaccggggacggacagataccacagtaccccggaacaggacacatcatacttcggaatacgTCTGTCTAAATGCCCttatcagaatacttatgccAGAAGACTGGTATTAAAATGCGTATATCAAAATATTCACATCCGAATGCTTATCCaaatactcatatcgaaatacttatatcagaatgttcatatcaggatacgtttatcaaaatacttatatcagaatacgttTATCGGAATGCTTATAACAGAATTCTTATATTCGattacttgtatcagaatacttacatTAGAATTCTTGTATCAAATACTCATAACGGATTATTTATATCAGATTACGTGTCCACATCAGAATATTTATATTGGAGCACTTATATCattactcaatcgtataacatCTCGTTTATATCCGACGGACTTGTATCGGAAGTGAGTCAGAACCACAGGCAGATTTAGGGACACATTAATCAGAGCTTTAGAAATCATAGAACTCAacggaatagttaaaacaactatcgtttagtagttgGAACAATAATCAATAATTTCCTTTAATTATCGTGCGGGaataggtcaaatagaacaataagagaggattcgggaatagtgggcccacctcgggtcaacagaGGTGGCATACACAAATCACGTACATTAAGCtttatggagtcacttatgaaagtcttagtgtcatttggttccatttgggcaagttaTAGAGGTTTACACACTTGCTTCAACAAGGCATAcaaaacttaattcaattctattgaataaaaaggggtcgaattcaaactcggatttctaggaatagaatcgctcccgaggctcgtatccaagcctaataggtctaagacatgccaaaagaaggagaagtaaagccttacataccttattcgccttTTACGTTTGTctaaattcaaatcccgtttcgtccaaaatctacaattggtcacatttaccaaatattagtCATAAGGCTTTAAgagttcaatcttaaccaatacttgtctacagaaatttgggcagcatctcccctatacataaggCATCCctgagatttaactcggctccaaatgtcaacaaccataccaacaacatcaatagtcGAATTAGAACGCATTCTAGCATGAGTAGTAttctttttcaaataatgcaacaacttccaatccaactttgcaccttcaaatcaatatcaatatttccatgttcattactaatcaagatcattacaataccattcggaagcatttcatatcattttaccaaatattcacaaaatatacaaaaattttaccaaaaccataattcgtctgaaacctctaatcttcaacataaatattcataacacattttcatcttccaatttcatcaacaataatcataatttgcaccttaactatttcattttcataattacataaatctaccataaaatcacaaaacttcccataaccactcaacaaccaatctttcatgccaatatggactagtagccttccaaattcaccaatcaacataaCAATCCACATTTAGAACTCtatttccataatttcataaaaactacattaaaatcacataaattcctaTAATCATTCACAAccatttttcatgccaacttgaaccatttttcttccatttccatcacaaggcttcaacaacacaattaacataacaaataaaatttaatCATTCCTCTCCATTAACTCCATTTTTGGACACACACATACACCCACCCACCaggcaaacttccatatttccataaattctacccatttctacatactacaacataaacaagccttcataacataataaaaaggaattaattcttacccttccctccttacttcttcacttgaccaaggtgtgagattgatgaaacaagTACTCTATCCTCccaaacaactacaccaagttgtagaggatcCTTGAATTAGTGAGAATacaataagaaaataattttggaacaagattttgagGGACCAAAAATTTGGAGCTATGGCCAAATGGCCTTCTCTTTTGCTCCTcttgttttctttgtttttctccttctcacttgtcttgaaagttctaggaaattttaatgaataattgacccttttattaatttatcacatgattaattccatgggcttggatcttctttttttttttccaagccatggccggccaccctattgggttgggcctcattttctcttctttttttttggcctaacccggttggtcccgagttgggcctagctcactgacctttcgaccttaaaacatccatatctccttgtaccgacgtcacctgggaacccactaCCTATGgctggaaagctaattcaattgtctacaacttctatttcttggtatttttccaaattccaaacttataataccgtttttgcccctcaaagtcaggtcacccgaaaacgttttcttaaaatattcgtttggagggcttccactttgatttggccccagggtcCTTCgggagttgtgtttaactttacatatgtgattcatataacttgtcacatgttccaaaaaaaagaaaaattgacgtgtgggccccacctcagcttacaaataattcgacgttcaaaaatacgggatataacatttggGTCTTTTCTGCATGGAGGTGTTCTTGAGTTATGTGTTATAATactcaaagtaacggataagtcaggtggttcccggcctacgggtcggagcccgtcatacttctggtaggggtgtgacactACCCTTCCCCAAGAAGAATTGTACATGCTATGCCCCCACCCCACTCCCACCCCAACGAACCCCAATCCCTATAGAGCAAAAGAGTTGCCTAATCGCTGGGTCGCAGCACGTCCAGTCATCAACTCCTCGCGCCTGATTATAGTCTTATTTTGCACTAATTAGGTTTACAGTTTCAATGTACTAAAATCCATGTCCTCTTCAAATAAATATTCTTTCCAACTACTCAAAGACAATCCCTGGCCCaaaagaaatttaaaaagaaaaatgatgtcTTGTCAGCTGCACACAAAAACATTTTTATAAGTAATTATGAATATCCAACTTTGAATGAAGAACTATTTTTAATTTAACATCCATCTATATTCAACTTTGATCAAGAAGTAAAACAAGGAACGCTATATGACTATTCTTTAGAAGAACGTAAATCTTTTGTCCCAGAGTTTTAGAGCTAGTGAGGTGTTTGCTTTTGATTTCTAACATAGTAGCACATACGAAGCACATACGACCTTCAATTATTTATTCTGGTACGGTTACGGTTTTTctcggaagaaaatatgaaacaTAATGATCAATGTTGAGACGTTAGGAATTTTACTTGTGTCAAGAGTAATTTGAGGTCATGAATATCAACAAAATTAATTAAAGTACTTTTAAGGAAACAAATTATCTAACTTGGGCCCAACCACACTATTTACTAATATTCCAGTCATTTAACACTTTCTTTACCAACCACATTAACATTGATTATTGTCAATTTCAGCACTTCTATATCCCAACGCGTACGACATTTGTAAAATCAACTTCATCACCTAAAAGTACATTTTAGTGCACTTAATGTTTATATACTTTTAATCAGCTAATCTAAACATATTCTTAGTACAGACAGAACAAAACACCGTAATTATGAATGTAGTGCCATGAAGGGGATCACTTTAACCCTTATCCAAAGGTCATAGATTTGAGCCCTGTCAAGAGAGAAATCACGACAGAAAATGTTTTCCCCTTAAGTATGTCGTACACAACACAAATTTAAATTAGTTGGTTAGTTGTGATTATGATACCACATGATTAAACCAAGAGAAAAAATAGAACATTAGCTATATTCAAAGGGACTATAAATGTAAGAAATAAACAATAATGGAGGCAATTTTAAAATAGAAGTCAAATATGAGCAGTAGTACCAGACAGACATGGCAAGTTGTTATGTAACATGAATCCTATTCAGCCAAAGCCGACGCTTAATGacaattttcttttttaattattttaattacatcAATCTTTCTcagatatatttttttaataatctTATATTTCTCTATATGTAAGCAAATGCAAAAGCCACAAATGTATTCTTGTTAAGGTTTCCTGCTAAGACAAACTTACAGCAAAAGTTTGGAACATAGAAAATTAAAATGGATTCTTACTCATAtgctatttcttcttcttcttcttcctctagTTCTACTCCATTTACCACTTATccaaaagaacaaaagaaaaataaaaaattgccCTCATATTATTCCTCACTCCATGGAGTTCGAACGCTCCCAGCAAAACCAATGACCAAACAACCAATTGCACCATTGCCACCAACACCTCCTAAAATCTACACAGTCGAACCTGTCAATTTCAAGGAAGTTGTCCAAATGCTCACTGCAGGACCCGAGTTTCAATCCGTCTCCAATAATTCCCTCTCCAGTTCTGATTCTGGTTCTGGCTCTGGCTCTGGCTCTGGCTCTGGCTCTGGCTCTTTCAATTCGAGGCGTTTACAAGATGTCGCTCCTCCTCCACTTGATCTCTCACCGGTCTCGTTTCAAAGAAATAATGGTAATAATACTAATGATATTGCTGCACAATGGCACGAGTTCCTtcatcctccttcttcttcttcaaacatTAACCAAGTTGAATCATTTACCGCGGCATGCAATGACTCATCAACAAATGAAGCACAGGAAAGATCACATGTAGCACCCCGAATTCCATCAGAAAATTATTTTGGATCGTGCAGTCCACTAGCTAATTGCCCTTTATCGCCCTCTTCTTTTGCATGGTGCTCTTCTATTCTTCTCAGCCCTGGCACTCTGACTTCACCTAGTGCGGTTCTTTAGTTCCTTTGCCATTGCCTCAACTACTAGCGGAGACGGGATTTTCACCAAAGCGTTCAACATCTACTATGTTTACATAAAAATAAATCTAGCTCCACCCCCTGCCTCAACTCATTTGAGAGTTTGTTCCGAAAATGAGTATTACAATTTACGTGTGGGTAGATACTCAAGAGTTTGAATTGGAAATAAAAGATTTCACAATTCAAACACTTGAAgctgttttcttctttttttaagttTCACCTTTACTCCCTACTGCAAAATATCATATATGTATTTCCGCAATTATAGTTTGTAATTTGAGGCCTCTTTGGGAATTCTCAAGAGCATTGACATTTTACTGTTTGCTGCTTTCCAGATATGGTGAAACTGATAACAGAAAGTTTTTAAGCAAAAAAAGTTGTTAGTCTAAGCTAGGTAAGGTTTTTCAGAACAGAATTTTGCTACTATTTCTTATTAACTTGATGGGGCCTATGATATGTTTCCTCGGCGATCAACTTGTAGAGTAATCCAGAAATCATTGATGATTTCTACATTAGCCTAGAGTAATGAGACCACTTAAAACCCCTCATCAGATAAGAAAGATATACCAGATAAAGCGCAACCAAGTCCAAATTTGAAGAAGAAGGCTAAGTCATCACTTTCGTCTATTAATTCCCTATTCCATGCCGTGACTCTTTTTGCTCGTCATCCATTTTTCCTGTCCAGACATGGCGCCCTTTCTCATTATTGTTTACCGCCCATTCTTTCTTCCCAACTAACACGCATGAATCGTCGTATGTATGCTCTGACTTCGTATAATATATAGAAGTACATTATGAAAGAATCAATTACCCAAACAAACAACCCTCCTCCAAGAAAAATTGTTATAGAGCGATAGAGTTGTCTGGTAATTCCTAGGTTGCAGCATGTCCAGTGTTAACTGTTGGGAAGAAagaagcaataaccaaattgcaagacgaggtaacaacggaagaatacccaagtcaaaacttccTGCATTATTTGAACCAaaagaagacaataaacactatcaTAAATGTAAATCCGGATAGCAGCTATACTAATAATaaaatagcaacaacaacaacaacccagtgaaatcccacatcgtagggtctggggagggtagagtgtacgcagacctgactcctaccaaggtaggacggctgtttccgaaagacccccggctagtaataataaaatagcaaagcaagcaaaaataaatcgaatgcaaGAGACACCAATTCAAGGTGAAGaagaaacatccacgggacctccggcccacaaaagctccactataatcaacaagagttacaacaatatTCTCCAAATGACTACAACAACAAAGTCAAGCACGAAGCAATAATACATacaagatagcaccaaaactagtgaagaaaagagagaaatcacGCCCAAAAACGAGCTAatgttcgtactcgaaaactggagctacagacTACAAAATCCGATCTTCACTATTGAAATCGAAGAACCAAAAGTcgagaacccccagttcaaatttcagcacgatccaaccgttaacgaatcgggaaacacaatttaaagcggactgctATAGCAAAAACATTCTGGATGAAAATCTGTTTTCTCTCTCACATTTTTCTCTCTaaatggctgctatgaattcactcttgtgttctaaAATAAGACCTAAACtaatcctatatatagaggaatttttgggcaaaagtgtcctggtccaaattggattggttttattaatccaattccacataggaagggaaaacccaaaaacctaagaTTAACTCTTCGCGCCTgcttataattttatttttacattaATTAGGTTTACATTTTCAATGTACTAAAATCCATTTCCTCTTTTAATACATTCTTTCCAACTACTTGAAGACAATCCCTGGCCCgaaataaatttaaaaagaaaaatgatgtcTTGCCAGCACACAAAACCTTTTTTCTAATTAATCATCAATATTAAACTTTGAATGAAGAACTATTTTTAATTTGACATCCATATATattcaactttgaatcaagaagTAAAACGAGGAACACTATATGACTATTCTTTAGAAGAACCCAAATCTTTTGTCCCTGTGTTGTAGAGTTAGTGAGGTGTTTGCTTTTGATTTCTAACATAGTAGCACATACGACCTTCAATTATTTATTCTGATTCTGTTACGGTTTTTctcggaagaaaatatgaaaaataatgatCAATTTGTTGAGACGTTAGGTATTTTACTTGTGTCGAGTAATTTTGAAGTCACTACTAGAATATCAACAAAAGTAAAGTATTTCTTAAGTAAACAAATGATTCAAGTTGGGCCCAACTGATGTGGGACTCAACACTTGGTACCCTAAAGATTTGTGGTTGAATGGATGAGATTCATTTATCCTTAACCAGAAGTTTCGGATTCGAATTTTGAAAATGAAGAAAACCTTGATAGATTGTGTTTCCTCCTTGGATAAGCCCCACGAGTCGCGAATTTGAATCTGTCGAGCTAATAGAATTTCGGATATCGGATGATAATATGGAAAAAGGGGCACAATACTTTTATGTATATAGTTAGTCTTGAATATCCAGTTTTCCTTTGAAATTTGAAAGTCTTTTGGGCGTGCACACCAAGTAATAGAGTCTAAAATGACTTTTGAATACATGCTACGTGTTGGTGTCCTATTATAAAAAGAGCTCGAACGAATCATTTGACTAACCAATCAGGGGCGGCTTGAGCCTAAGCAACTAAAGCAAGTGCTTTAGGCCCCGAGATTTTGGGGGCCccaattaataaaaatgaatttatatataattttgaaaaaatattagTAGAATTTAAATTTGGTATTTTGTGACATGACTAGTATTTGTACAACTATTATATTATATTCTTTTTATTCCAATTAGTATTTGTACTCGCGCGATGCGCGATTGTTATCAAAAGAACTAAGCGTAACAAATTTTATATGCAAAGTACTAATGCGTAAAATTATCATTATTGAGTTTTCGAGCTCAAGTATTCACCACACTAATCTTGAATTGATATTTAatggttttttatttaaaattatagctAATTTATGTTTGAAAAACTGATGCATTGctgtaaatatttttattaatttaaatTTCTTAAACCAATTTTGCTGGATTGGTCTTTTCGATAAGCTTAATTGATCTTAATTATATATTTCAACTTTCACTATGTAGATTGAAATAATAAAGACCCTTAATAAAGCTTTTTccgataataaaaaaaaacgatTTGTTCCTTGAATTGTTTAATAATTTTTGTTTTTGACTTTATCTGTTGAGATTTTACTTGCATGATTTTCCAAAGTTTTATCATAATTCACAACACTTTTTTAtatcaaattcaaaaaaaatctTATCCCTCTGTATTTTATGTCTTTTTTTTCCTTACTAATCATTATTGCCTATATATTACCTAGTATTGTTATACTATTATGTGACTTTTAATAACTTATCATATGATTTAGTACTCTAAATGTTTATTACTCCCCTTTTAATACAATATAGATAAACGTAGATTGTTTTACTGTTGTAATTTAATTACTTcacatttttatgttgtattactcgaaattcattctttttttaatatataattaacttaattttaTTAATCACCAAAAAGTGTCCAGTACAACTCCACAACTGAACTATACCACAATCAGCTGTCCAAAGAAGGAAAAAATCTCATATTCAGTTTTGTTAGGGGGTGATACCGCTAGAAAGAGCAAAGATGCAGTAATCTTCTAATGATAGGGGCATCTCTGATATTGCGTGTATACGTCTTTGCCATAGGTTCCGCAGTTCTACGTACATTTTTTAAATTGCCTTTGGTTTCTCTCCATCTATATACATTATAAATACTCATCTTTTCCCTGTTATGTTAATTTTTACCAGTTTATCTCATTTAGTAATTTACCTATAATCCAAATAATTTCATATGTTATTCAAAATTGCAATTTTGAATTCCTCTAAAATATAAAAACATGTCCTTCGATTTTTTGTTTTGAAATCTATTGAATGTTTTTGTTAATACTATTTTCGTATTATATGTGAAAGAATTATTTTCCGTAgtttcctttcattccttgaattggttaatatacaaaaatatcctACCTAAAATAGGAAAGTAtaaaatattacaaaatagtctAACCTAAATTAGAGATTACAAaattttacaaaatatttacataatctatcacacccccgcagtcaaaaagggaggtttacgaacgctgagactgtctcGAAAATCTTCAAAAAAGACCTgaggaagacctttagtgaaaatatctgcaatctgatatcgggacggaacatgaaggactcGAACTTGTCCCCGCGCAACCTTCTCACGCACAAAATgaatgtccatctcaatatgtttggtACGTTGATATTGCACCGGATTACCAGACAGATATATGGCACTCATATTGTCACAATATACCAACGTAGCTTTGCGAaccggacaatgtagttccaataaAAGATTGCGAATCCAGCAAgactcagagacaacattagccacacCTCGATACTCTGCTTCAGCGCTAGACCGAGAAAGAGTTGGTTGTCGCTTtgacgaccaagaaatcaagttgtcACCCAAAAATACACAATACCCCGACGTAGAACGACGAGTGTCCGGAcagccaccccaatctgcatcggtGTAGGAGACAAGGTCGGTGATCGATGAGGGGTAGAGATGCAATCCGTGATCAAGAGTGCCCTGAACATACCACACAATCcgcttaagagcatgcatatgatcGTCCCGCGGATCATGCATATGTAAGCACACATGTTGGACAGCATATGAAATATCTGGTCTCGTGAAAgtgagatactgaagagcacctgcgagACTACGATAATAAGTGGGATCTTATGATTCATAAGGAGCACCCGAAGTAGCACTAACCTTCGGTTTTGTGTCAACCGGAGTGAGAGAGGGCTTGCAAGATGACATACCCGCGCGATCAATGATTTCCTCGGCATACTTACGTTGAGAGAggaacatcccccccccccccccctgtgaCTGGTCacagcaatgccaagaaaataattcaaaggacctaaatccttcatagcaaattcggaaCCAAGCCTATCCATGATGGAACGATGGAGAGCGTCTGAGGATGCAGTGagtataatatcatcaacatatagtaaaatgtatgCCATTTCAGTCCCCGCATGGTAGATGAACAAAGAATTATCAGACCTGCTATTAGAGAAGCCAAGGGAAAACACAAAATCTGCAAAACGTCTATACCAAGAACGTGGAGCCTGCTTAAGCCCATAGAGAGACTTACGCAATAGGCAAACATAATCAGGATGTGTGCGATCCCGAAAACCCataggttgatgcatatacacagtttccttgagctcaccgtgaagaaaagcatTCTTCACATCCAGTTGATGTATAGGCCAATGCTTTGACAACGAAAGACTAAGAATAGTGCGGATAGCTGCGGATTTCACCACCAGACTGAACGTCTCACCACAGTCAATGCCAGCATGCtgagttttgccatcacctacaagttgggatttatgcctctcaaaatcaccattagacttttctttatgagtaaaaatccacatagaacgaataacattaaCATTAGATGGACGGGGGACCAAAGCCCACGTCTTATTCCTAacaagagcatcaaattcatcattcatagccattttccaattcgggtcacgaagaGCGGCCAATGGGTTACGAGGTAGAGGAGATTTCGTAACCGTGGTATGTAAGTTAAATTGACGTTTAGTCTTGACAATACCTCGTTGGCTGCGGGTGACCACGGTGGGACGGGGAGTGGGGATAGGCGGCTGGACAGTAGTAAGGGGACGGGGGCTGGCAGTCGGGCTAGTTGGGGCTGGCAGTCGGTCCAGCTGGGGCTGCCTCACCGTGGGACCAGCAGCGGTGACGGGAGGCAGTGGAGGAGCAGTGGGCTGCTGGGCAGCGGGCGGGGAGGCAGTGGAGGGGGCAGGTCCCCATTTTTAGAGGTGATGAAAAATATAAGGGAAGATCCCTTCATCCAAAAAATCGTATGTATGGGGTTGAGGAGTAGGGAAGTTAGTAAAGGGAAACCGAGTCTCATCGAAAACAACATGACAACTAAGGATGATCTTATGTGATGATAAGTCATAGCATTTGTAGCCTATATGGTTTGATGGGTACCCCAAAAATACACAAGGTGTAGACCGGGTCTGCAACTTATGAATCGTAGTTGACGGGAAAAGAGGGTAGCACAAATACCCAAATACCCGAAGGTGTGAGTACATAGGTTCCTTATGATATAGAGCATGGAGGGGAGACTTATGGTTCAATAACTTGCTTGGTAAAATATTGAGTAGGTAAGTTgtcatttgcaatgcatgatgccaaaaggaAGGCGGAAGAGAAGCGTGGGCAAAAAGAGTGCGCACGACATTATTGATAGACCGAATCTTCCTTGCGGCCTTCCCATTTTGTAAGGACGTATGAGgacaagaaa
The nucleotide sequence above comes from Lycium barbarum isolate Lr01 chromosome 3, ASM1917538v2, whole genome shotgun sequence. Encoded proteins:
- the LOC132633660 gene encoding uncharacterized protein LOC132633660, with protein sequence MDSYSYAISSSSSSSSSTPFTTYPKEQKKNKKLPSYYSSLHGVRTLPAKPMTKQPIAPLPPTPPKIYTVEPVNFKEVVQMLTAGPEFQSVSNNSLSSSDSGSGSGSGSGSGSGSFNSRRLQDVAPPPLDLSPVSFQRNNGNNTNDIAAQWHEFLHPPSSSSNINQVESFTAACNDSSTNEAQERSHVAPRIPSENYFGSCSPLANCPLSPSSFAWCSSILLSPGTLTSPSAVL